The following proteins are co-located in the Escherichia fergusonii ATCC 35469 genome:
- the dnaC gene encoding DNA replication protein DnaC, with protein sequence MKNVGDLMKRLQKMMPEHIKPAFTTGEELLAWQKEQGAIRAAALARENRAMKMQRTFNRSGIRPLHQNCSFENYVVECEGQMNALSKARQYVEEFDGNIASFIFSGKPGTGKNHLAAAICNELLLRGKSVLIITVADIMSAMKDTFTNRETTEEQLLNDLSNVDLLVIDEIGVQTESRYEKVIINQIVDRRSSSKRPTGMLTNSNMEEMTKLLGERVMDRMRLGNSLWVIFNWESYRSRVTGKEY encoded by the coding sequence ATGAAAAACGTTGGCGATCTGATGAAACGTCTGCAAAAGATGATGCCTGAGCATATCAAGCCTGCTTTTACCACAGGTGAAGAACTGCTGGCCTGGCAGAAAGAACAGGGCGCGATCCGTGCCGCCGCCCTGGCTCGAGAAAACCGGGCGATGAAAATGCAGCGTACCTTCAACCGTTCAGGTATTCGTCCTTTGCATCAAAACTGTTCGTTTGAAAACTACGTTGTGGAGTGCGAAGGGCAAATGAACGCTCTGAGCAAAGCACGACAGTATGTGGAAGAGTTTGACGGTAACATCGCCAGCTTTATCTTCTCTGGCAAACCGGGAACAGGTAAAAACCACCTGGCGGCGGCAATCTGTAATGAACTGCTGCTACGTGGGAAATCGGTATTAATCATTACCGTTGCAGACATTATGTCTGCTATGAAAGACACCTTTACAAATCGTGAAACAACGGAAGAACAACTGCTTAATGATCTCAGTAATGTCGATCTACTCGTGATCGACGAGATCGGGGTACAAACTGAATCGCGCTATGAAAAAGTGATCATTAACCAGATCGTGGATCGCCGCTCATCCTCCAAGCGTCCAACCGGAATGTTAACCAACAGCAATATGGAAGAGATGACAAAGCTACTTGGCGAACGCGTGATGGATCGTATGCGCCTGGGCAATAGCTTATGGGTGATCTTCAACTGGGAAAGTTACCGCAGCCGTGTGACCGGTAAAGAATATTAA
- the dnaT gene encoding primosomal protein DnaT, which produces MSSRILTPDVIGIDALVQDHAAVLAKSASGTVAVFANNAPAFYAITPDRLAALLALEEKLSQPGSDVALDAQLFEEPQSTPVAVPMGKFAMYADWQPDADFQRLAALWGVALREPVTAAELASFVAYWQAEGKVFHHVQWQQKLARSVQISRASNGGMPKRDVNTVSEPDNQIPPGFRG; this is translated from the coding sequence ATGTCTTCCAGAATTTTGACCCCGGACGTTATCGGCATTGACGCCCTGGTACAGGATCATGCTGCCGTGCTGGCCAAATCTGCGAGTGGTACGGTAGCGGTATTTGCCAATAATGCTCCCGCCTTTTACGCCATCACCCCAGATCGTCTGGCGGCATTGCTGGCACTTGAAGAAAAATTATCGCAACCAGGTAGTGATGTCGCGTTGGATGCGCAGTTGTTTGAAGAACCACAATCTACTCCTGTTGCAGTGCCGATGGGGAAATTTGCCATGTATGCCGACTGGCAGCCAGATGCTGATTTTCAGCGACTGGCGGCACTATGGGGTGTTGCATTAAGAGAACCCGTCACAGCGGCAGAACTGGCTTCTTTTGTTGCTTACTGGCAGGCGGAAGGGAAAGTTTTTCATCATGTACAGTGGCAACAAAAGCTGGCACGCAGTGTCCAAATCAGCCGGGCCAGCAATGGCGGTATGCCGAAACGAGATGTAAACACGGTCAGTGAACCTGACAATCAAATTCCACCCGGTTTTAGAGGATGA
- a CDS encoding threonine/serine exporter, producing MGVIDFLLALMQDMILAAIPAIGFAMVFNVPHRALPWCGLLGAIGHGSRMIMMAADFNIEWSTFMASLLVGSIGIQWSRWYLAHPKVFTVAAVIPMFPGIPAYTAMISAVQISHFGYSETLMITLLTNFLKASSIVGALSIGLSVPGLWLYRKRPRV from the coding sequence ATGGGTGTGATTGATTTTCTGCTTGCACTAATGCAAGACATGATTCTGGCGGCAATTCCTGCCATCGGCTTTGCCATGGTGTTTAATGTGCCGCATCGGGCACTGCCATGGTGTGGGCTCCTCGGTGCCATTGGTCATGGTTCGCGGATGATTATGATGGCTGCTGATTTCAATATTGAATGGTCAACATTTATGGCCTCACTGTTGGTTGGCAGTATCGGTATTCAGTGGTCGCGCTGGTATCTCGCGCATCCAAAGGTTTTTACTGTGGCAGCAGTGATTCCGATGTTTCCAGGTATTCCGGCGTATACAGCGATGATATCGGCAGTACAAATTAGCCATTTTGGGTACAGCGAAACATTAATGATTACCCTGTTAACCAATTTCCTGAAAGCCTCTTCTATCGTCGGGGCGCTTTCTATTGGCCTCTCTGTACCAGGGCTATGGTTGTATCGCAAACGCCCACGGGTATAA
- a CDS encoding threonine/serine ThrE exporter family protein, producing MQTEQSLQRSITRLCIQCGLFLLQHGAESALVEELSTRLGRALGMDSVESAISSNAIVLTTIKDGHCLTTTRKNQDHGINMHVVTEVQHIVILAEHKLLDYKGVERRFSQIKPLRYPRWLVAFMVGLSCACFCKLNNGGWDGAVVTFFASLIAMYIRLTLAQRHLHPQITFCITAFIATTISGLLLNLPMFSHTPNIAMAASVLLLVPGFPLINSVADMFKGHINTGLARWAIASLLTLATCVGVVMALTAWGLRGWV from the coding sequence ATGCAAACAGAGCAATCGTTACAACGGTCGATCACACGATTATGTATTCAGTGCGGGCTTTTTTTGCTGCAACATGGTGCGGAAAGCGCACTGGTTGAGGAGCTCTCTACCCGCCTTGGTCGGGCGCTGGGTATGGACAGCGTGGAAAGCGCAATCTCATCTAACGCAATCGTCCTGACGACCATTAAAGATGGGCACTGCCTGACCACCACCCGTAAAAACCAGGATCACGGTATAAATATGCACGTGGTGACAGAGGTACAACACATCGTCATCCTCGCAGAACACAAGTTGCTGGATTACAAAGGGGTGGAGAGACGTTTCAGTCAAATAAAACCATTACGCTATCCACGATGGCTGGTTGCATTCATGGTCGGTCTTTCCTGCGCCTGCTTTTGTAAATTGAATAATGGGGGTTGGGATGGCGCAGTCGTAACATTTTTTGCCAGCCTGATAGCGATGTATATACGACTGACACTGGCACAACGACACCTTCATCCCCAAATTACCTTTTGTATTACAGCTTTTATCGCCACCACTATTTCGGGTTTGTTATTAAATCTCCCCATGTTCAGCCACACGCCCAATATTGCGATGGCAGCCAGTGTGTTGCTTCTGGTGCCGGGCTTTCCGTTAATCAACTCTGTCGCTGATATGTTTAAAGGGCATATCAATACAGGTCTTGCGCGTTGGGCAATCGCCAGTTTGCTAACGCTGGCAACGTGTGTGGGGGTAGTCATGGCATTAACTGCATGGGGACTTCGCGGATGGGTGTGA